A part of Acidobacteriota bacterium genomic DNA contains:
- a CDS encoding molybdenum cofactor guanylyltransferase produces the protein MKPPRPDAEGAKRGEPSSPRGPIAGVVLAGGEGRRLGGTKAVLRLPGSQAGESGPTLVDWAVTRLAAVAAAEEILVAAGNSGTEVDPVDRRVPVLLAGDGPGSGPAAGVLGAARARPGRNLLVLACDLPLVPMDLLTELAASNAELAAAATDPGDARSMNPTCALWTPRALQVLATRVERGDYRLYPVTRCADLQVEPVDAGRFGDPGSVLLNVNTAADWERARRLVER, from the coding sequence ATGAAACCGCCCCGGCCGGATGCCGAGGGCGCGAAGCGCGGGGAGCCTAGCAGCCCGCGCGGACCCATCGCTGGCGTCGTCCTGGCCGGCGGCGAAGGACGCCGGTTGGGGGGCACGAAGGCCGTCCTCCGTCTCCCCGGCTCGCAAGCCGGAGAGTCGGGGCCGACCCTGGTCGACTGGGCGGTCACCCGGCTTGCCGCCGTCGCCGCAGCCGAGGAGATCCTCGTAGCCGCCGGAAACAGCGGCACAGAAGTCGATCCGGTCGATCGCCGTGTCCCCGTCCTGCTGGCGGGAGACGGACCCGGTTCCGGGCCCGCAGCCGGCGTGCTCGGCGCCGCGCGGGCACGGCCCGGCCGGAACCTCCTTGTCCTCGCCTGCGACCTGCCGCTGGTCCCGATGGACTTGCTCACCGAGCTCGCCGCCTCGAATGCCGAACTCGCGGCAGCCGCGACGGACCCCGGAGACGCACGATCCATGAACCCGACCTGCGCCCTCTGGACGCCGAGGGCGCTCCAGGTACTGGCCACACGAGTCGAACGGGGCGATTACCGGCTCTACCCGGTCACCCGGTGCGCCGACCTCCAGGTCGAACCGGTCGACGCGGGCCGCTTCGGAGACCCCGGAAGCGTCCTGCTGAACGTGAACACGGCCGCCGACTGGGAACGGGCCCGCCGGCTGGTCGAGCGGTAG
- a CDS encoding DUF971 domain-containing protein: MPNWPTEVRRDHEARLLRVLWQDGHRSDYEYDVLRGYCPCAMCQGHNAGPLRFQPPPRPVTAQTVSQVGNYALSIAWSDGHWTGIYRFDFLRSLCPCEECRERRAVAGAQSSPG, encoded by the coding sequence ATGCCGAACTGGCCCACCGAAGTCCGACGGGACCACGAGGCGCGCCTGCTGCGTGTGCTCTGGCAGGACGGCCACCGGAGCGACTACGAGTACGACGTCCTGCGGGGCTACTGCCCCTGCGCCATGTGCCAGGGCCACAACGCCGGCCCGCTGCGCTTTCAGCCGCCGCCGCGGCCGGTGACGGCGCAGACTGTTTCCCAGGTCGGTAACTACGCGCTCAGCATCGCCTGGTCCGACGGGCACTGGACCGGCATCTATCGCTTCGACTTCCTGCGGAGCCTCTGTCCCTGCGAGGAGTGCCGCGAACGGCGGGCAGTCGCCGGCGCGCAGAGTTCGCCGGGCTGA
- the yidD gene encoding membrane protein insertion efficiency factor YidD has protein sequence MLLAAGILLAGTAAFDMTRPPERQLSVRAAGVLISAYQATVSPLLERAGVHCRFEPTCSEYTRATIRSQGFAAGSLRGLARLVRCGPWTPPGTVDPPTLLAGAPAFRTAPD, from the coding sequence TTGCTTCTGGCTGCCGGCATCCTGCTCGCTGGCACCGCCGCCTTCGACATGACCCGACCGCCGGAACGCCAGCTCTCGGTGCGAGCCGCCGGCGTTCTCATCTCCGCCTACCAGGCGACCGTCTCGCCGCTCCTCGAGCGCGCCGGCGTCCACTGCCGCTTCGAACCTACTTGCAGCGAGTACACGCGGGCGACGATACGAAGCCAGGGTTTCGCGGCGGGAAGCCTGCGTGGTCTGGCCCGGCTCGTCCGCTGCGGACCGTGGACACCGCCGGGCACCGTGGATCCACCGACGCTGCTTGCCGGTGCGCCGGCCTTCCGGACGGCTCCCGATTGA
- the bshA gene encoding N-acetyl-alpha-D-glucosaminyl L-malate synthase BshA — protein sequence MRVGICCLPSFGGSGVVASELALALAEGGDIVHVVSSDRPPRLSERPGVHFHRVDGSEIQEYGLFDRPLQTLALANRLAQVAAAARLDVLHAHYAAPHAVAALLARRLLAEGGGDQPPCPIVTTVHGTDVTLVGARPSYADVVGWALRSSDRVTAPSEALAREATERFSLDEAVDVIPNFVPPAAGGRRDGPAPDAGAPGRIVHVSNFRPVKRAKDVIAAFALVRREMPAQLCMVGDGPERAAAERQCLELGIADHVTFLGNQAHVEPILEQGDLFLSASESESFGLASLEALALGVPVVATRTGGVPEVVSENRNGLLCPVGDVEALAASCVALLSDPSRRQAFAAHGREWARSRFDRGRIVARYRELYRATLTIGRAAASEDGPLLEKVEA from the coding sequence ATGCGAGTAGGAATCTGCTGCTTACCGAGCTTCGGAGGCTCCGGCGTCGTTGCCTCGGAGCTGGCTCTCGCGCTGGCCGAGGGCGGCGACATCGTCCATGTCGTCAGTTCGGACAGACCCCCGCGGCTGAGCGAACGGCCTGGCGTTCACTTCCACCGCGTCGACGGATCCGAGATCCAGGAGTACGGCCTGTTCGATCGGCCGCTGCAGACGCTGGCCCTTGCCAACCGCCTGGCCCAGGTCGCCGCGGCCGCTCGTCTCGACGTCCTGCACGCCCACTACGCCGCGCCGCACGCCGTGGCCGCGCTGCTGGCCAGACGGCTGCTCGCGGAAGGCGGGGGCGATCAACCGCCGTGCCCGATCGTCACCACGGTCCACGGCACGGACGTGACCCTCGTGGGCGCGCGGCCCAGCTACGCGGACGTCGTCGGCTGGGCGCTGCGGAGCAGCGATCGCGTCACGGCGCCGTCCGAGGCCCTGGCGCGCGAGGCGACGGAGCGTTTCTCTCTTGACGAAGCGGTCGACGTGATTCCCAACTTCGTGCCGCCGGCCGCCGGAGGCCGCCGAGACGGGCCGGCGCCGGACGCCGGCGCGCCGGGGAGAATCGTCCACGTTTCGAACTTCCGTCCGGTCAAGCGCGCGAAGGACGTCATCGCGGCGTTCGCGCTCGTGCGGCGGGAGATGCCGGCGCAGCTCTGCATGGTGGGTGATGGTCCGGAGCGGGCCGCCGCCGAGCGCCAGTGCCTCGAACTGGGGATCGCGGACCACGTGACCTTCCTCGGCAACCAGGCCCATGTGGAACCGATCCTGGAGCAGGGCGACCTGTTCCTTTCGGCTTCGGAGAGTGAGAGCTTCGGCCTGGCGTCGCTCGAGGCCCTGGCTCTCGGCGTCCCGGTGGTGGCGACCCGCACCGGGGGCGTTCCGGAAGTGGTCAGCGAGAACCGCAACGGATTGCTCTGCCCCGTCGGCGACGTGGAGGCGCTGGCGGCGAGCTGCGTGGCCCTTCTGAGCGATCCATCGCGGCGGCAGGCCTTCGCGGCGCACGGCCGCGAGTGGGCACGTTCCCGCTTCGACCGTGGCCGGATCGTCGCGCGGTACCGGGAGTTGTACCGCGCTACACTGACAATAGGCCGAGCGGCCGCATCCGAGGACGGCCCGCTCCTCGAGAAGGTAGAGGCATGA